In Alphaproteobacteria bacterium, one genomic interval encodes:
- a CDS encoding TRAP transporter substrate-binding protein, with protein sequence MKRRQFVKGAALVGSGAVATAASGLAAPAIAQERTEWRMVTTWPKNFPGLGVGAQRLADRITAMSGGRLTVTVFSGGELVPPLESFDAVAGGSAEISHGAAYYWQGKSRGLVFFTGVPFGMTSREMAAWVRYMGGQEIWDEINDQFGVKAFLSGDTGTQAGGWFKEPLETVADIQGINFRTPGLGGQVWERLGATVVNLPAGQIFQNLQSGALNAAEFVGPYNDLALGFHQVAKNYYFPSFNEPGLATELAVNKSALTSLTPDLQLIVEIACQAEYDQVASDFYANDPPALKTLVEDHGVQVRQFPDEIIEAAAGHAADIYGELREDGDALTRKAMESFFTALNALRTRTAMVDNAFVTAREKYFHFS encoded by the coding sequence ATGAAGCGTCGTCAATTCGTCAAAGGCGCGGCCCTGGTCGGCAGTGGCGCGGTAGCAACCGCGGCCAGCGGCCTGGCGGCGCCGGCTATCGCCCAGGAGCGCACGGAATGGCGCATGGTCACCACATGGCCAAAGAACTTTCCGGGTCTGGGTGTTGGTGCCCAGCGTCTGGCCGACCGCATCACCGCCATGTCCGGTGGCCGGCTGACGGTCACCGTCTTCTCCGGCGGCGAACTGGTGCCACCTCTTGAGTCGTTTGACGCGGTTGCCGGCGGCTCGGCCGAAATCAGTCACGGTGCTGCCTATTACTGGCAGGGCAAGAGTCGCGGTCTCGTCTTTTTCACCGGTGTGCCCTTTGGCATGACGTCGCGGGAGATGGCGGCATGGGTGCGCTACATGGGTGGTCAGGAGATCTGGGACGAGATCAATGACCAGTTCGGCGTCAAGGCGTTCCTGTCCGGTGACACCGGCACCCAGGCCGGCGGCTGGTTCAAGGAGCCGCTGGAAACGGTTGCCGACATCCAGGGCATCAACTTCCGCACCCCCGGCCTCGGCGGCCAGGTGTGGGAGCGTCTCGGCGCCACCGTCGTCAACCTCCCGGCCGGGCAGATCTTCCAGAACCTGCAGTCGGGTGCGCTCAATGCCGCGGAGTTTGTCGGCCCCTACAACGATCTTGCCCTCGGCTTCCATCAGGTGGCGAAGAACTACTACTTCCCCAGCTTCAACGAGCCTGGACTGGCCACAGAACTGGCGGTCAACAAATCGGCCCTGACGTCACTGACGCCTGACCTGCAGCTGATCGTCGAGATTGCCTGCCAGGCGGAATATGATCAGGTGGCGTCGGATTTCTATGCCAATGATCCGCCGGCCCTGAAGACTCTAGTGGAAGACCATGGTGTGCAGGTCCGTCAGTTCCCGGACGAGATCATCGAGGCGGCGGCCGGTCATGCGGCCGACATCTATGGTGAACTCCGCGAGGATGGGGATGCCCTGACCCGCAAGGCGATGGAGAGCTTCTTCACGGCCCTCAACGCCCTGCGTACCCGCACCGCCATGGTCGATAACGCCTTTGTCACCGCCCGCGAGAAGTACTTCCACTTCTCCTAG